One Chryseobacterium sp. 7 genomic window carries:
- the gldK gene encoding gliding motility lipoprotein GldK: MKRIFLLLLSASVASVSCSGGGSSSVGKPGTKGELIPREKTKSFVAERPYGMVAIPAGSFVAGLADQDPTNTPEKAALKTVTVSSFFMDEAETTNSEYRVFINYVRDSIARTLLAEAAGEGGDEGGRKGAAIGDYAYLAKKEENLTPYQEYMEGQGGREDGGYDASKRLDWKIPLHWSTTKYPDVEYAEVLESMYLPSSSRIGNERILDVSKLKYTYRWGDMDAAVADNERGANYLKSESIAIYPDTTVWVKDFHFAYNEPLFEQYFWHKAYKDYPVVGVTWDQARAYCNFRSKLKTDYNESLKRKKQRPLEFRLPTETEWEYAARGGMQNATYPWGGPYLMDDRGCYLANFKPKRGNYMEDEKKGTYTYTAPVKKFKKNGFGLFDMAGNVSEWTLSSFNNSSAGFSSTLNPSTKDKKDTKKSVRGGSWKDIGYALMTGARDWERKDSARSYIGFRTVQDIPEAAVKPRRVNRN, from the coding sequence ATGAAAAGGATATTTCTTTTATTATTGTCTGCGTCGGTAGCATCGGTATCTTGTTCAGGTGGTGGCAGCTCTTCTGTAGGGAAGCCAGGAACAAAAGGAGAATTGATACCAAGAGAAAAAACTAAATCATTTGTTGCGGAAAGACCATACGGAATGGTCGCAATTCCTGCAGGTTCATTTGTTGCTGGTTTAGCAGACCAGGATCCAACAAATACTCCTGAAAAAGCAGCATTGAAGACTGTTACTGTTTCTTCTTTCTTCATGGATGAAGCAGAAACTACCAACTCGGAGTACAGAGTATTTATCAATTATGTAAGAGACTCTATTGCGAGAACTTTACTAGCTGAAGCTGCCGGAGAAGGTGGTGACGAAGGCGGACGTAAAGGTGCAGCAATAGGAGATTATGCATATCTTGCTAAAAAAGAAGAAAATTTAACACCTTATCAAGAATATATGGAAGGCCAGGGTGGCCGTGAAGACGGAGGATATGATGCAAGCAAAAGATTAGATTGGAAAATTCCTTTACACTGGAGTACTACAAAATATCCAGATGTAGAATACGCAGAGGTTTTGGAGTCTATGTATCTGCCTTCTTCTTCAAGAATTGGAAACGAAAGAATTTTAGATGTAAGTAAGCTGAAATATACTTACCGTTGGGGAGATATGGACGCTGCTGTTGCAGATAACGAAAGAGGAGCTAATTACCTGAAAAGCGAAAGTATCGCGATCTATCCTGATACTACGGTTTGGGTAAAAGATTTCCACTTTGCTTACAATGAGCCATTGTTTGAACAGTATTTCTGGCACAAAGCGTACAAAGACTACCCTGTAGTTGGAGTAACCTGGGATCAGGCAAGAGCTTATTGTAACTTCAGATCTAAATTGAAAACAGATTACAACGAAAGTTTAAAAAGAAAAAAACAAAGACCATTAGAGTTCCGTCTTCCAACTGAAACAGAATGGGAATATGCCGCAAGAGGAGGTATGCAAAATGCTACTTATCCTTGGGGAGGTCCATATTTAATGGATGACAGAGGTTGTTACCTTGCCAACTTCAAACCGAAGAGAGGTAATTACATGGAAGACGAGAAAAAAGGTACTTATACATATACAGCTCCAGTTAAGAAATTTAAGAAAAATGGGTTTGGGTTATTTGATATGGCTGGAAACGTTTCTGAGTGGACATTATCTTCGTTTAACAATTCCTCAGCTGGATTCTCTTCTACACTAAATCCTTCTACTAAAGATAAAAAGGATACGAAGAAATCTGTAAGAGGTGGATCTTGGAAAGATATAGGATATGCCCTGATGACAGGTGCTAGAGATTGGGAAAGAA
- the glmS gene encoding glutamine--fructose-6-phosphate transaminase (isomerizing) → MCGIVGYTGFQDAYEIVINGLRRLEYRGYDSAGIVLESSDNKLEVEKTKGKVEDLVNISKNLKGTAKIGMGHTRWATHGVPSDRNSHPHLSNNGKIAIVHNGIIENYDTIKTMLTEKGFTFKSETDTEVLVNLIQYFMDLNTEMDFPTAVRYALNEVYGAYAITVLHEDDPGVLVVGRLGSPLAIGIGEKEYFIASDASPFVEFTKEAIYLEEGHMATISLEKGVDIRTINDNSKIEPEIQELKLSLEQIEKGGYEHFMLKEIFEQPKSVHDTMRGRLLVDEGVIKMAGIWDHVERFKNANRIIIIACGTSWHAGLIGEYLIEEYARIPVEVEYASEFRYRNPIITDKDVVIAISQSGETADTMAALKLAKEKGAFIYGICNVVDSSIARITDAGSYTHAGPEIGVASTKAFTAQLTILTLIAFKLGKHNGNLGNAEFMSLISELDAIPKKIEEVLNTTHELTQNIAKDFVKATNFLYLGRGYNYPAALEGALKLKEISYIHAEGYPAAEMKHGPIALIDENMPIVIIAPKKGHYDKIVSNVQEIKARKGKIIAVVNKGDRQVSAMADYVIEIPETSECFSPIVASVPLQLLAYYIAVYRGANVDQPRNLAKSVTVE, encoded by the coding sequence ATGTGCGGAATAGTAGGATATACAGGTTTTCAAGACGCTTACGAAATTGTAATCAATGGTCTTAGAAGATTAGAATATAGAGGGTATGACAGTGCCGGAATTGTTTTAGAAAGTTCAGACAATAAACTTGAAGTAGAGAAAACAAAAGGTAAGGTTGAGGATTTGGTGAATATTTCAAAAAATTTAAAAGGAACAGCCAAAATTGGTATGGGACACACCCGTTGGGCTACCCATGGAGTTCCAAGTGACAGAAATTCCCACCCGCATTTGTCAAATAATGGAAAAATAGCAATTGTACATAATGGTATTATAGAAAACTATGATACCATAAAAACAATGCTTACTGAAAAAGGATTTACTTTCAAATCAGAAACAGATACAGAAGTATTGGTAAACCTTATCCAGTATTTTATGGATCTTAATACAGAAATGGATTTCCCTACTGCGGTAAGATATGCATTGAATGAGGTATACGGAGCATATGCTATCACTGTACTTCATGAAGATGATCCGGGAGTATTGGTAGTAGGAAGATTAGGTTCTCCTTTGGCAATCGGAATCGGAGAAAAAGAATATTTCATCGCCTCTGATGCATCTCCTTTCGTAGAATTTACCAAAGAAGCTATTTATCTTGAAGAAGGACACATGGCGACTATCTCTCTTGAAAAAGGAGTAGATATCAGAACCATCAATGATAACTCTAAAATTGAGCCGGAAATTCAGGAGCTTAAATTAAGCCTTGAGCAGATTGAAAAAGGTGGATATGAGCACTTCATGCTTAAAGAAATCTTTGAACAGCCTAAATCTGTGCACGATACCATGAGAGGTAGACTTCTTGTAGATGAAGGAGTGATCAAAATGGCTGGAATCTGGGATCATGTTGAAAGATTCAAAAACGCCAACAGAATTATCATTATTGCCTGTGGTACTTCCTGGCACGCAGGTCTTATCGGAGAATATCTGATAGAAGAATATGCAAGAATCCCTGTAGAGGTGGAATATGCTTCAGAATTCCGATACAGAAACCCAATCATTACAGATAAAGATGTAGTAATTGCCATTTCTCAGTCCGGGGAAACAGCTGATACAATGGCTGCTTTAAAGCTGGCAAAAGAAAAAGGAGCATTTATATATGGTATATGTAATGTAGTAGATTCTTCCATTGCAAGAATTACGGATGCAGGTTCATATACACATGCTGGTCCTGAAATTGGTGTTGCTTCTACAAAAGCATTCACAGCACAGCTTACAATCCTTACTTTAATTGCATTTAAACTAGGAAAACACAACGGAAACTTAGGAAACGCTGAATTTATGAGCTTAATTTCTGAGCTTGATGCTATTCCTAAGAAAATTGAAGAAGTGCTGAATACGACCCACGAGCTGACGCAGAATATTGCAAAAGATTTTGTGAAAGCTACAAACTTCCTTTATTTAGGGAGAGGATACAATTATCCTGCTGCCTTAGAGGGAGCGTTAAAATTAAAAGAAATTTCTTACATCCATGCAGAAGGATATCCGGCTGCAGAAATGAAGCACGGTCCTATTGCCCTGATCGACGAAAATATGCCAATTGTAATTATAGCACCTAAAAAAGGCCACTATGATAAAATTGTAAGTAACGTTCAGGAAATTAAAGCGAGAAAAGGAAAAATTATCGCCGTAGTTAACAAAGGAGACCGTCAGGTAAGCGCAATGGCAGATTATGTTATTGAAATTCCTGAAACTTCAGAGTGTTTCTCACCAATCGTTGCTTCCGTACCTTTACAACTGCTTGCTTATTACATAGCAGTATATAGAGGTGCCAACGTAGACCAACCTAGAAACCTTGCAAAATCTGTTACTGTGGAATAA
- a CDS encoding DUF4270 family protein yields MTHTLKRTFAMLLLAIFGSTILYNCEPDPDSLGEQLFNNDAAQGNEISYDVIAYNYNNNDSIRSDAARLISGLNESGGALTVGVLGAFTESQFGMQRASYLTQLRMPVDNYDFNGANPKVDSVVLVIKPPANTTSNTYYFEGDSLKTNTYAKTDFPVDGVATEVSIEKKIYPVRKYGKIGGGSKSMKINVHEITTFLDSNDDSFKRSNKTVSTGELLGSGVFDGNINTISVTKKSDNSVVFTGDLGYRLKLSNTDFFQTHILDKKGKPELQDASNFIRYFKGIRISVDETDKYLYQFSPNDLQLIMYYKYDKVDNGTTTRPQTTLVFNVGGLNAHIGQYEYDRSGTPSANALASINTTDGDAKLYVQGMGGPSAIVKIPDATIAALRDIYNKDKAGILSAKIRVYLDPASWKNTNSTEDRRFTINPLTDTPVNFSKLIFTSDLTAGLGLYNYNIDKGYYDFIVTKTVKDLVEGKKEKDSQGNETLIPNRPLWISAGTFAANATGALLGVRNTTRAFDMNRVIFTGSLDKTNANRVQLKVTYATKK; encoded by the coding sequence ATGACTCATACTCTTAAAAGGACCTTCGCCATGCTTTTATTGGCGATTTTCGGAAGTACAATCCTTTATAACTGTGAACCTGATCCGGATTCTCTTGGTGAGCAGTTGTTTAATAATGACGCAGCACAAGGTAATGAAATTTCATATGACGTTATTGCGTACAACTATAATAATAATGACTCTATCCGAAGTGATGCTGCCAGATTAATCAGTGGATTGAATGAAAGCGGTGGAGCTTTAACCGTGGGTGTTCTTGGAGCATTTACAGAAAGCCAGTTCGGAATGCAGAGAGCTTCTTACCTTACTCAGCTAAGAATGCCTGTAGATAATTACGACTTCAACGGGGCAAATCCAAAAGTAGACTCTGTAGTTCTTGTCATAAAACCACCAGCGAACACTACTTCCAATACCTATTACTTTGAAGGGGATTCATTAAAAACAAATACATACGCAAAAACTGATTTCCCGGTAGACGGAGTAGCTACGGAGGTTTCTATTGAAAAGAAAATATATCCTGTTCGTAAATACGGTAAAATAGGAGGTGGTTCAAAATCCATGAAGATCAATGTACATGAGATTACTACATTCCTGGATTCGAATGATGATAGTTTCAAGCGTTCCAATAAAACGGTAAGTACTGGAGAATTGTTAGGGTCAGGAGTATTTGACGGTAATATAAATACAATTTCTGTTACGAAGAAATCTGATAACTCAGTAGTATTTACAGGAGATCTTGGATACAGACTGAAACTGAGCAATACAGATTTTTTCCAGACACATATTCTTGATAAAAAAGGAAAGCCTGAGCTTCAGGATGCTTCCAACTTTATCAGATATTTCAAAGGAATCAGAATTTCTGTGGATGAAACTGATAAATATCTTTACCAGTTCTCTCCTAATGACCTTCAGCTTATCATGTATTATAAATACGATAAAGTAGATAACGGAACCACTACAAGACCACAAACAACACTTGTTTTCAATGTAGGAGGTCTTAATGCTCACATCGGACAATATGAATACGATAGAAGCGGGACGCCATCTGCAAATGCATTAGCATCTATTAATACTACTGATGGAGACGCAAAACTTTATGTTCAGGGAATGGGAGGTCCTTCTGCGATCGTAAAAATTCCTGATGCTACAATTGCAGCTCTCAGAGATATCTATAATAAAGATAAAGCAGGTATTTTAAGTGCTAAGATCAGAGTGTATTTAGATCCGGCTAGCTGGAAAAATACCAACTCAACAGAAGACCGCAGATTTACAATAAACCCATTGACGGATACTCCTGTTAATTTCTCAAAATTGATCTTTACATCAGACTTAACAGCCGGACTTGGTTTATATAATTATAACATAGATAAAGGGTACTATGATTTTATAGTAACAAAAACCGTTAAAGATCTTGTTGAAGGGAAAAAGGAAAAGGATTCACAAGGAAATGAGACCCTAATACCTAACAGACCACTATGGATCAGCGCAGGAACATTCGCAGCAAATGCTACAGGAGCTCTTTTAGGAGTTCGTAATACAACAAGAGCATTTGATATGAACAGAGTTATTTTTACAGGTTCATTAGACAAAACAAATGCGAACAGAGTTCAGCTTAAAGTGACTTACGCCACAAAAAAATAA
- a CDS encoding glycogen/starch synthase, with product MPNQKILYITTEMYPYQEDTNMAAVVNKMALKMHQEGNDVRVFMPRFGQISERKFQLHEVIRLSGMNIIINDLDQPLIIKVASLPGERLQVYFIDNEEYFKRKQYYFDDEGNPFEDNDERAIFFARGVIETIKKLNWVPDVIHLNGWMSSFVPIYLKTYYESDTYFKDAKIVLSLYNEKDADLNKKIDEKLQFDNISGLKALDNPTIKSFVIESMNYVNAVVKGDEFLDEDLDKAFNETATEKSEYLDVDSINQLY from the coding sequence ATGCCGAATCAAAAAATACTGTACATTACTACAGAGATGTATCCATATCAGGAAGACACAAATATGGCTGCAGTGGTAAACAAAATGGCACTTAAGATGCACCAAGAAGGCAATGATGTAAGAGTTTTTATGCCAAGATTTGGACAAATAAGTGAGAGAAAGTTCCAGCTTCATGAGGTAATCCGCCTTTCAGGTATGAATATCATCATTAATGATCTGGATCAGCCTCTGATCATTAAAGTAGCGTCTCTTCCGGGGGAAAGACTTCAGGTTTACTTTATTGACAATGAAGAATACTTCAAAAGAAAACAATATTATTTCGATGACGAAGGAAACCCTTTCGAAGATAATGATGAAAGAGCTATTTTCTTTGCAAGAGGGGTTATTGAAACTATTAAGAAGCTGAACTGGGTTCCGGATGTTATCCATTTGAACGGATGGATGTCTTCTTTTGTTCCAATTTATCTTAAAACTTACTACGAATCAGATACTTATTTCAAAGACGCAAAAATTGTACTTTCTCTTTACAATGAGAAAGATGCTGATCTGAATAAAAAGATCGACGAAAAATTACAGTTTGATAATATTTCAGGATTAAAAGCGTTAGATAATCCAACAATTAAAAGTTTTGTTATCGAAAGTATGAACTATGTAAATGCCGTTGTGAAAGGTGACGAGTTTCTGGATGAAGATCTGGATAAGGCTTTCAATGAAACAGCAACCGAAAAATCGGAATATCTTGACGTAGATTCTATTAATCAACTTTATTAA
- the panC gene encoding pantoate--beta-alanine ligase translates to MEVIKNRKVLQDFIERQKEMGKRIGFAPTMGALHKGHLSLYEEARKENDLVISSIFVNPTQFNNPEDLEKYPRDINRDILILQNSGLVDAVYIPEVADIYPEKTESQHYDFDGLENEMEGKSRPGHFDGVGTVVEELFRQVQPDSAYFGEKDFQQLAIIKKMVEKKHLPVKITGVPIYRAENGLALSSRNQRLHEDRKEASKLIYETLNKVNDWFRTVTIPEIKERVTDIFDDQQGMKLEYFLIADENTLQETDFFYKDRNFRAFIVVVVDGVRLIDNMHLD, encoded by the coding sequence ATGGAAGTTATAAAAAACAGGAAAGTCCTTCAGGATTTCATTGAAAGACAGAAAGAAATGGGAAAAAGAATTGGCTTTGCTCCTACTATGGGCGCTTTGCACAAAGGCCATCTTTCTCTGTATGAGGAGGCAAGAAAAGAAAATGATCTTGTTATTTCTTCAATTTTTGTAAATCCAACCCAGTTCAACAATCCTGAAGATCTTGAAAAATACCCGAGAGATATCAACAGAGATATCCTTATTCTTCAGAATTCAGGGCTTGTGGATGCTGTTTACATTCCTGAGGTAGCAGATATTTACCCTGAAAAAACTGAAAGCCAGCATTATGATTTTGACGGATTAGAGAATGAAATGGAGGGAAAATCAAGACCAGGGCATTTTGACGGTGTAGGAACTGTGGTAGAAGAGCTATTCAGACAGGTACAGCCTGACAGTGCTTATTTTGGAGAAAAAGATTTCCAACAGCTTGCTATTATTAAAAAAATGGTAGAGAAAAAACACCTTCCCGTTAAGATAACTGGAGTTCCTATCTACAGAGCAGAAAACGGACTTGCATTAAGTTCTAGAAACCAAAGACTGCATGAAGACAGGAAAGAAGCTTCAAAACTTATTTATGAAACCCTAAATAAAGTGAATGACTGGTTCAGAACAGTTACCATACCTGAAATAAAAGAAAGAGTAACTGATATTTTTGATGATCAGCAGGGTATGAAACTTGAATATTTTCTGATTGCCGACGAAAACACATTACAGGAAACAGATTTTTTCTACAAAGACAGAAATTTCAGGGCGTTTATTGTAGTAGTAGTGGATGGTGTAAGATTAATTGACAACATGCATTTGGATTAA
- a CDS encoding shikimate kinase — MVISLIGYMGSGKSHISKILSEKINFKLIDLDKEISRRNKLTIPEIFEKKGEIYFRKLEREALEEILASHENVVLSLGGGTPVYYNNMEIINHNSKSVFLRTSIGTLVERLSKQKEKRPLVANISDEDLPEFIAKHLFERNQFYSKAQFTVGTDSREPEDIVTEIIEKLYL; from the coding sequence ATGGTAATTTCATTGATCGGATACATGGGAAGTGGCAAATCTCACATTTCCAAAATATTAAGCGAAAAAATCAATTTTAAATTAATTGACCTCGATAAAGAGATTTCCAGAAGAAATAAATTAACCATCCCGGAAATATTTGAAAAAAAGGGTGAAATTTACTTTAGAAAGCTGGAAAGAGAGGCCTTAGAAGAGATATTGGCGTCTCATGAGAATGTAGTTTTAAGCCTTGGTGGAGGAACTCCGGTATATTATAATAATATGGAGATCATTAATCATAATTCCAAAAGTGTATTTTTAAGGACTTCGATAGGAACATTGGTAGAAAGACTTTCAAAACAGAAAGAAAAAAGACCTTTGGTTGCCAATATTTCTGATGAAGACCTCCCGGAATTCATTGCGAAACATTTATTTGAGAGAAATCAGTTTTACAGTAAAGCACAATTCACGGTAGGTACAGACTCCAGAGAACCGGAAGACATTGTGACAGAAATAATAGAAAAGCTCTATCTCTAG
- a CDS encoding RNA-binding S4 domain-containing protein, giving the protein MRIDKFLWSIRFYKTRSIAAEEIKKNRVSIGTSAVKSSKEVKEGDTIKIRKNQIDYKIKVIQIPKSRIGAKLVSLHIQDVTDKEQYELLKLRKMSQDYYRNKGEGRPTKKDRREMDDYVGNDIDSDFTDWDDFFGETGNEDENED; this is encoded by the coding sequence ATGAGAATAGATAAATTTTTATGGAGCATTCGTTTTTATAAGACGAGAAGTATTGCAGCAGAGGAGATTAAAAAGAATAGAGTTTCTATAGGAACGTCTGCCGTAAAGTCATCTAAAGAGGTAAAAGAAGGAGATACTATTAAAATCCGTAAGAATCAGATTGATTATAAAATAAAGGTAATTCAGATTCCGAAAAGCAGGATAGGGGCCAAATTGGTTTCGCTTCACATACAGGATGTAACAGATAAAGAGCAGTACGAATTATTGAAACTTCGTAAAATGTCACAAGACTATTACAGAAATAAAGGCGAAGGAAGACCTACCAAAAAAGACAGAAGGGAGATGGACGATTATGTGGGAAATGATATTGATTCTGATTTTACAGACTGGGATGATTTCTTTGGTGAGACAGGTAATGAAGACGAAAACGAAGATTAA
- a CDS encoding FMN-binding glutamate synthase family protein, with product MRDKFLSWGIVLVAATWIIALLIRAHYWIPTLLSAIYALGVYNAYQSKHAILRNFPVLGYFRYFFESISPEMQQYFIERETDGKPFPRNQRSAVYRRAKNLSDTVAFGTQLEVNHRKYEGIKHSIYAKSPSEELPRVWVGGEQCTQPYHASLFNISAMSFGALSDRAQISLNRGAKKGNFYHNTGEGGISPHHMEGGDLCWQIGTGYFGCRDEEGKFNPELFTKYSNLPNVKMIEIKLSQGAKPGHGGVLPGVKNTPEIAAIRHVTPGMTVISPPSHTSFSDAAGLLRFVQHLRELSGGKPVGFKLCIGDTKEFEDICVQMNVLKIYPDFITIDGAEGGTGAAPPEFSDGVGMPLEPALIFVNRTLNNYNVRNKLRVIASGKVLTSLDILRAISMGADMCNNARGFMFSLGCIQALRCNTNNCPTGVATQDKMLIKGLDVTDKAERVYHFHKNTLHTCNELIAAAGRSSYEEVDATMFMRGDEFDHLADLYFPDILGNVKQKARS from the coding sequence ATGAGAGATAAGTTTTTATCTTGGGGAATTGTATTAGTAGCTGCTACATGGATTATAGCACTGCTGATCAGAGCGCATTACTGGATACCAACGCTGTTATCCGCCATCTATGCATTGGGTGTTTACAATGCTTACCAATCGAAACATGCTATTTTGAGGAACTTTCCTGTATTGGGGTACTTCAGGTATTTTTTCGAAAGTATTTCACCCGAAATGCAGCAATACTTTATTGAAAGGGAAACAGACGGGAAGCCATTTCCAAGAAATCAGCGTTCTGCAGTATACAGACGTGCAAAAAATTTAAGTGATACTGTAGCTTTTGGTACACAGCTGGAAGTAAATCACAGAAAATATGAAGGAATCAAGCATTCTATTTATGCCAAATCACCATCAGAAGAGCTTCCAAGAGTTTGGGTAGGAGGAGAGCAGTGTACACAGCCTTATCATGCGTCATTATTCAATATTTCAGCAATGAGTTTCGGGGCATTGAGTGACAGAGCGCAAATTTCATTAAACAGAGGAGCTAAAAAAGGAAATTTTTATCATAACACAGGAGAAGGAGGAATTTCACCTCACCACATGGAAGGGGGAGACCTTTGCTGGCAGATCGGGACAGGATATTTCGGATGCCGTGATGAAGAAGGAAAATTCAATCCTGAACTATTCACAAAATATTCTAACCTTCCAAATGTGAAAATGATCGAGATCAAATTATCACAGGGAGCAAAACCAGGACACGGAGGAGTACTTCCGGGTGTAAAGAACACTCCGGAAATTGCAGCCATCCGTCACGTAACACCGGGTATGACTGTTATTTCACCACCATCACACACTTCATTCTCAGACGCTGCAGGATTGTTGAGGTTCGTACAGCATCTGAGAGAACTTTCAGGAGGAAAGCCTGTCGGATTTAAATTATGTATTGGAGATACCAAAGAATTTGAAGATATCTGCGTTCAGATGAATGTACTGAAAATTTACCCAGACTTTATTACGATAGATGGTGCAGAAGGAGGAACGGGAGCAGCTCCGCCAGAGTTTTCAGATGGAGTAGGAATGCCATTGGAACCTGCTTTGATCTTTGTCAACAGAACACTTAATAATTACAACGTAAGAAATAAATTAAGAGTAATTGCCAGCGGTAAAGTTCTTACCAGTCTTGATATTCTTAGAGCTATTTCAATGGGTGCAGATATGTGTAACAATGCCAGAGGTTTCATGTTCTCTTTAGGATGTATTCAGGCGTTAAGATGCAACACAAACAACTGTCCTACAGGAGTGGCTACACAAGATAAAATGCTTATTAAAGGACTTGATGTGACTGATAAGGCCGAAAGAGTATATCACTTCCACAAAAATACACTTCATACCTGTAACGAGCTGATTGCGGCTGCGGGAAGAAGTTCTTATGAAGAAGTAGATGCAACCATGTTTATGAGAGGAGATGAGTTCGATCACCTTGCAGACCTTTACTTTCCGGATATTTTAGGAAATGTAAAACAGAAAGCAAGATCTTAA
- the mtaB gene encoding tRNA (N(6)-L-threonylcarbamoyladenosine(37)-C(2))-methylthiotransferase MtaB yields MSTFHRTAAFHTLGCKLNFAETSTIARQLTDAGYDKVGFDDKANVYVINTCSVTENADRECKLHVKRAMKANPEGLVVIVGCYAQLKPEEISQIEGVDLVLGAKEKFNILSYLDDLEKSESEGVVHSCEIEETDFFIGSYSIGDRTRAFLKVQDGCDYKCTYCTIPLARGISRSDTIENVLKNATEIAAKDIKEIVLTGVNIGDYGKGEFGNKRHEHTFLDLISELDKVEGIERIRISSIEPNLLKDESIELVSKSKSFVPHFHIPLQSGSDDLLKKMKRRYLTKLYNDRVNKIREVMPDAAIGVDVIVGFPGETEELFMETYNFLNKLPITYLHVFTYSERENTEAAAMDGIVPIPERKKRNKMLRILSEKKKMAFYQTQLGKMLPVLWEHENKDGKMFGFTENYVRVQKDFDPASINQIEFLNLEKILSDGTVSVQSSYQSFLAKA; encoded by the coding sequence ATGTCTACTTTTCACAGAACTGCCGCGTTTCATACACTTGGCTGCAAATTAAACTTTGCAGAAACATCTACTATTGCCCGTCAATTAACAGATGCAGGTTATGATAAGGTAGGTTTTGATGATAAAGCGAATGTGTATGTTATCAATACGTGTTCTGTGACAGAAAATGCTGACCGTGAATGTAAACTTCACGTAAAAAGAGCTATGAAAGCCAATCCGGAAGGGCTGGTCGTAATTGTAGGATGTTATGCACAGTTAAAGCCTGAAGAAATTTCACAGATTGAAGGAGTTGACCTTGTTTTGGGGGCAAAAGAAAAATTCAATATTCTAAGCTACCTTGATGATTTGGAAAAATCAGAAAGCGAGGGAGTTGTTCATTCATGTGAAATTGAAGAAACCGATTTCTTTATCGGAAGTTATTCTATTGGAGACAGAACCAGAGCTTTCCTGAAAGTACAGGATGGCTGTGACTATAAATGTACTTATTGTACCATTCCGTTAGCCAGAGGAATTTCTCGTTCTGATACTATTGAAAACGTTCTTAAAAATGCCACTGAAATTGCTGCAAAAGACATTAAAGAAATTGTTCTTACGGGTGTAAATATTGGTGATTATGGTAAAGGAGAGTTTGGAAATAAAAGACACGAGCATACATTCCTTGATCTTATTTCAGAATTGGATAAAGTAGAAGGCATCGAAAGAATCCGTATATCTTCTATTGAACCTAATCTTCTAAAAGATGAAAGTATAGAGCTGGTTTCTAAAAGTAAAAGCTTTGTTCCGCATTTTCATATCCCGCTACAGTCCGGAAGCGATGATCTTTTGAAAAAGATGAAACGCCGTTACCTGACAAAACTGTACAATGACAGAGTTAACAAGATCCGTGAGGTAATGCCTGACGCGGCTATAGGTGTGGACGTTATTGTAGGATTCCCGGGAGAAACAGAGGAATTATTTATGGAAACTTATAATTTCCTTAATAAACTTCCTATTACTTACCTTCACGTATTTACCTATTCAGAAAGAGAAAATACGGAGGCTGCTGCAATGGACGGTATTGTTCCGATACCTGAAAGAAAAAAACGTAATAAAATGCTGAGAATTCTTTCTGAAAAGAAGAAAATGGCATTCTATCAGACACAACTTGGAAAAATGCTTCCTGTTCTTTGGGAGCACGAAAATAAAGACGGGAAAATGTTTGGCTTCACAGAAAACTATGTAAGAGTCCAGAAAGATTTTGATCCTGCATCCATCAATCAAATTGAATTTCTAAATTTAGAAAAAATCCTGTCAGATGGCACGGTTTCTGTGCAATCTTCTTACCAAAGTTTTTTAGCAAAAGCATAG